aatttacaaattattatatatacgTAACATTTTTTTAGGACGATACTTTCAActgagtttttttttcatttttggagaGACTCAAACCTAAAACTTTGAATTAAGATGAAGAGATCCGAAATCATCTCACAACATCATCTCCATCTTTTGTCATTGAACCAAAACTTTATTTGCAATATGGTTATTACTAATTAATAGCATTCAGTCACGTAAACACAAAATGAAGATTGCGTATaggtttatttttatcatgactaaatttaaatttatgcatTGCAAATTCATTTTTGACCCGTCTATTCCAAAATTTAACTAGTCTAAACCTTTCGATCATAACAACTTAAATATACGTTATTGAAGCTGAAATTATCGCGGCTGCCGGCACCATGATTTTTGCTCCAGACCAAGAAACTGTTCTTCGTATACTAAAAGTTACGATGTTGTTAGATTAACGACAAAAAGTTGTCTAGCCTTTTTGTCTGTACACACTTTGTACTGTATTTTGGCTGCTCATCTATTATTAGTCATCcaacttaataatttttgacacaatatataattaatcccctgatattgtattttattttcaagaagaCAATTTAATTAGTtagggatttttttttgttttctcacTCATCtgatatttatattgaagttcgattaaatttaaattcacatAAATAGCTGATATTGAAATATTGAGGATAAAGCGCTCCTGACCGTTCCAAAAGTGactttcgaaaaaaaaaaaataatcctatTGTTGGCGAAGAATAATAGAACTTTTTGGGGGCAAGAGCTTTTACCTTACGGGGGTGGTGGGAGGTTTGACATGATGACTTATTttctccgtctcaatttatgtgacacttttcgaaTTTTAAGAtctaaataagtttatttttaattgtaaattttccattttaaatattttgaattgtcaatgattgtgacttatagtattttttacgtagtttacaaatatataaatttcatttagggtatgtttggaaagccaccaggtaattgaaattggtataattactagggtagtaattaccagGCTAATAATTACACAatctagtaattacactgacctATTTGGTtgtcacagtgtaattacacatgtcctgtttggatgccacagtataattacacatgttctgtttggatgcacaattgcaaacataaaattataataaataaaaattaatcattttaaatttatactagacaaataaaattttttatagattacattaaattaaatatttaagatatatattcttttttgaaaatatattaattaataaacatatttactgtaactaatattatgaaaaaataattgatttatactttttcaaattaatatatttcaattgaattgattgtaacaactaaaagtatgaagtttctacgaacattgtgaaatgcatgtttgataaaaagaatagtaatatataaataaaatatcataaattattaaatgtttgacaaaaatataatctattaagtctaattaaaaaatgacgtgcaatgtaaattcaatattactaaaacaaataaaactgaaaatataacataagaaataaattcaaaacaaaaaatttaacataatactcttataacaaatttcaacatagcaataaatatgatttatttttatttcttcagaataaagaaaacgtaagtctataaccttacttaacaataaattctattttaatttaaaaattagaatactaataaaattatgctaatgaaaaaataaacatggcataaagaaatagataatacgagaaaattacatagaatcacgtaaagtaaggttgtaaacaagaataaaatgaaatataataatataaaataaaaaatagacttttacaattttttagataataaaaataaaaataaaaataaattaaaataatagaagtaaaaaaaattaaaacaaaaaaataaaaatagaattttttaaaatatgaaaaagtaatcaggtagtaattacaccatgtaattaccagcaAATCACAGCCTCTGCCTGTGAATtgtagagtgtaattaccccATGTCAATTACATCAATTACCTGCTGACCAAGAAATTAtatgtccttccaaacaggacaagacagtgtaattacaccaattacaccaaatccaattactagggtgtccttccaaacaggccctTAAAAAACTTGAAGATTTCATACACAAATTtccgatcaaacttaaattgtttgactttcaaaaaacaaaaagtgtcatataaattgagacaacaggAATATATTAATATGAGAAAGATTACAACTTAGCGTATATTTCATATAGCTTTCGAGcatctaaattttaaataatccAATTTAagcttcaaaataattaattaaagtgaCTCTCGTAAAGTGAATTGTGACCGgtgaaaaacaaatataaatagcAAAAAAATACAAAGGAAAAGGACATAAACCTAACTCTCTAATTTTAATCCTAATGGTTGTTAAATTATTCAACTATGTTACTGAAGATGCTATAACTAATAAACCAAAAAACTAGTGGGGGTGGGTTAAATAGgataactaattaattacatATAAATTGTAATTGACCTTTATATAGGGAAAATCTACCACTATATGTGCTTGTAATTGTAAAGTTGATCAATTTGATCACTTACACTTTGACTATAGTGAATAATATAAAATGTTAATGACATGATGGTTATGACCTTGATCAAATGAATCATCATATCGTATTCAATTTCCCCCACATAatagaaaatgatcataatttcatatcacacattacataacatcactattctaaggaaaggtaAAACTATGACACTAGAGAATTACGTTTTTCCTCCTGCCTCGCCTCGAGCGTCATTTAGACTTCTCAATGAGTAATAATGGTGGCTTCATTCTCCTCAGATTTTGAAGATTTGGCTTTGGAGTCATCAAGATAATTCTGATACACATAAGAAAGAAATCCCCAAACAGCAAGCAACAATGCAATGATTTTTTCACCATCCATtttatcatgaaaaaaaatcacaGCAAGTACTGGCAAAGCAGGCAAACCCAAAGTACTTATTACATTAGAAAACAGAGAAGACACTTCAAATATCAATCCCAGCAATCCAATACAACAAATCTGCCAAAGCACAGCAGTCCAAATCAATGTCATCAAATACGAAATTTCGCCCTTGTTAAAACCATTCATCTCTGCTGTCAAAATTCTTATTTCTCCGCTCGCGTATAGCCCCACAACACAAGCACAACTTGCAATGAATGAAGGAAAAACTTGCATTTTCAATATTGTGTCAAATGTCTCACTTTTGATCACTCTCTTGAAGGTTACTTCTAGTAAAGAGAGGTATAACGCGTAAGTTGCTGATGCAGCCACCGTGCATACAAATCCAATCGTGTATTTACCAGCTGATAATTTCGTACTAGTATCAGATTCAGAGTGAACTGCTAGTAATGCAGCTGAGATTGTAACAATCACAACAGAGTTGAGTATTAAAGCTGTGAACTTTTGCGCGTTTAGTAGGAGCGAAAACAGGCAATTGAAGGCTAATTGAGATGCACAAATGAGGGAATAAGTTGAGACAGGAAGATACAATAGTCCATATGAATACATCAAATTGTCACCTGCTAACATTAGTCCAAAAAACAGATAGATGAGAAAAAGGGAAGATCTTGATGGCTTTTCACGCGATGAAAAGGCGGTATTTTTGGAAgatttaaagagaaaaaatagagGAAGTAAGATTGGGAAACCAGCTGATTGAACAAATGTTGCCATCCATTTACTATTTCCACCTTCATCATAGTAAAATCTTCCTAAAAGTGTAGCTGCAGATTGGCCAACAAGTAGAAAAATGATGTATAAAAATATTCTAAACCACCATCCATAGTGCTTATTTGATCTTCTTGAAATTTGTTGCTGCTGATTTGTATTTATTGTATCATCATCTTCTGATATTTGCCTGCTTGATTCTTTGTGTCATACACCACAAAATGAATAATTAGTACCAAAATAGTTATCGATTAATTTAATCGAACAATTGAAAGTTCAGATAACCAACCAGTTAAATTCACGTGATTGATACTATAAAGAATCATAGGAACATACCCTATATACCTCTCCtacttttcttgaattattataTTTACCAAGAAATATACCAAATGTTGATCATAAAAAAGGctaaaaaagaagggaaaaaacaacttttgaaaggaaaaataagTGACAAACCTGGGATTTGTAGCTCCACTTGTTGAGTAGAGTTCTCCATGAATAAGTTAACACACAGAGTGATAATAAAGCCCTGTTCTTCTTTAATAGAGAAAGCAAAAAAATTGGCGGagtcaaaattttcactaacatgattcaaaatattaaagaaaaatatgatatattaaGAAGTCAACGAGATTTATAATTTTTCGACAAAGAAAATTTAGATAAATCCGTGATACTCCTAACTCCGCCCCCTTATCACGTATACAAAATATCAGAAAGTCCTACAAGTTGAAAATTCTCTCTTTTAGAGCCAACTGTGTTGTGTCTGTATGCCAACTTTGACTAATTTAAAGGGATGAAAAAGGCAAAAGTTGACTTATTCACAATGAGTTCTTTGGTTTCTCATTCGATTCGATGTTCATATTGTAGTTTTGATAAATTTGAATAGTATATTATAGAATTTATTTTGGGTAGCACTTCAAcatgattttctttatattcaaagttcaaatttgAGACCtctaattacaaataaaataatttcattacaATTATTAATTCAATGTGGTACGAGATTGGCTCAAATGACGTACATTTCTTCATGATTaccttataataatataatacgTAATTTAAAAGGCAATTAATAGATACGGCCATGTCCGTATTAGAAAATTTCACATCATGATAAAATATTCCTTACTAAAAAACAAACACtttcatcaaaaaaattgatgacatctaattaaaaataaagacaaCTTATCGTCTTACTATTATTCTTACTTTACACATCACATGACTTTTTGTCTATTACAATtctctccgttcatttttacttgttcatgtTTGATTTTACTTgacttaagaaataataaatagatatattatttctatAAATTATAAGTCacctaaatattaaaaaattgaaaaatatttaataacaaagGTAAACTAAacacaaaatgataaattatctcttattTTTTCAAACTAGATAAATAAAGttagatattatttttagtatattaaACAAGCAGTAGAGATGGACGATGGGAGTAATAAATAACCGAATCAAACATATCAAACACTGTCATGTAGGGGTGAACATAGTATGATATGGTACGGTATTTAAAAAATTGGTACGGTAATATTGATATTTGGTTTTTAAAATTACTATATCATTAACATACCAATTTAATTCGGTATGGTTTGATATTTTGCGGTATCGTAAATCGATAACCATAATTTGTTCAACTGCGACTAATATATACTCGTATAATAGAATATTATGACTTCGACAATTCAAAAAAAGGTCTCAATTGTATCTCACTAACACATTACACATGTAGAAATATGtattcaaaagaaagtaaaaacaactttttttgtCATTTCGATCAAAATAAAGTAGTCCAAGTTTcatatttattagtattttaatgataacaataataataatataatatctatatatgttatatatgtAACTATATACTTCAATATGATATTTGGTATTTcactatatatttttatatatcaattatcAGGATTCATTTCTTGGCGCAAATATTCACTTGTAGCATACCATATTTCAATGGATTGACGTAATTTTTCTACCGCGTGTACATTCCcattgaatataaaaaaaataaatatatacaccATATATCTTatcaaaaatcataataataaaattacgatattaaaaaattttaatatgataaaataatccATTTTATATCATACCACAATCACTCCTAATGTCGTGTATGGAATGACTTCCTTACTAGTCTTAATTACTCATTGAATTCAATGCTTATACGAAAAATAAATTAGGTAGAATCTATAAATCACAAGGACCTATGCAGTTAATATACCTTGGTTCCTGCACATGATAAACATTGGGTTGGTAGCAATTGGAGATATAATCTCCACCTAAAATTTCAACATTGTTAGGAATTTCATAGTTTAGAAAtacgtttttttttctttttaagttttctTTTCGATATTCAGAGCCTACATTTGAATTTCGATTTTTATATTAGAGTTTCGATTAAATTCAGATCATGCATTGTAAAATCTATTCAAGAGTGACATTTGAGGAGTCGTAATGGATTGAAAAGTGGGTTTCTTCACTTTAGGAGCTATTCATGCAATCgaagaaaatattgaaacttCATGGGTACGAATAAGATAATGGAATTGATAGAGAAATTCATAGACCTAAATAGGATAGAAACTATTAAACTTTACCCAATTACTGAACTAAGAAAAAATCAATCttactttaaaatttattctCTGATATCTATCTTTTACCTTAACCACatcaaaaagaaattatacTCTCTTCTAGTTTTTTGAATACCAAACCTAGAGTGCAAGTACTAACTAATAGCAAAGATAAAATTCAGGATTTGATTGATCCAGTACATGTCATCGGTATGCAACCGCCATAGACTTGCATGTGATTATTAATGagagtgaaaatattttatataatgtgAGTTTATctaaaatttgtattttgtttaaaattatatatctaaGAATTCAAAAATAGGTTTGAGGAACCTTCAAGGTATCTtttaatagtaaatattttatttatgtataactaattacGATATAGTATATAGCTTTTGAATCTCTTAAACATAAAAGTAGAGATTGATTAGTGATTaagaaatttataatttatcttgatgttttaaattcaaattttaagcactatatttttatttttttttaaatgtcattATAGGGACAAGTGAATATCTaaacatatacaaataaaaacaaagatgTCGATAGCtagcaaaatcaaaatatttaatactttcAATAAAGACTAGTGGATAAACTTACAAGAAAAAACAAGAGAGGACTTTGATAATAATACtttcttcgttttaatttatttatttaattttaacttgACAGAAAATTTGAGAACATTAAgaaaaaatttgagttttatgattaattaaattaaagatatgttgaacatataaaaatattgttaattaatCTTATGTTGTTAAACATTCTATGTGAAAACTTATTAGAATTAAAGAGTGgtcaaaagaaaaaggagaCATTTTTCTAAAAGATAGACTAAAaggcaaaataaataaattaaaatgaagggAGTACAAGATTTGATGAGATCGAGTTTATTTGGGAgtgaaatatttcaatatttttttatctgaaGTTTAACTAACTATGTTAGCTTATCACAATCGAAGGTCATGGTGGGATGAATATCTTTTATTAGAGATCTCATGTTTGAGTATTCTTTCAAAGTGAAATTTTAgtgtgaattcaaattaattaattaacaaaaaaaatattgaggtTGAAGTGTAAATATCTCATTGTATGTTAAGCATAACATAtacttataaatttattatagtgCGCACATTAAAAATAGTATAGAAAGATATccttttcacaaaaaaatgattcaaataattcttgacgtaacattatttattagaagaactaattatttaaattgagATGATTATAAACCAAAAGTAATGAATCAAAATTTTGAGGTGAAATTACTAAGTTCATTTTATCATATGTTTACGTATTTAATTGAAAtatatcataattcaaatatttaaataaaatttactgaAAATTTAAGAGGTTGTcgtctaaaatatttttgatagaaGGAAAATGTGATTATGGGAAACCAGTactaaattcaaaaatccttaGTTAAATTGCCTtggtaaattaatatattttctatatctGGGATTATTTGCTTTTACTACTAAAGGATGATTAAAGAGCAACAATCAACAAATTATAGTAACCTTTAAATAGattacaacttttttttaaaaaaaagatcatATGTAACTGTCATCTAGATTTTGtaacttattttattctttcttaAATAAACAATTACTTCTAATAATAACCATTATTTAATAGATCCTGcaattaaatatcaaatattcttcaactttaaagaaaaaaaaaaggagaataaATGTTGCCATATTGAATTCATCACTCAAGAGCCAACGGAACACTCTAAATTTTCACAATTCAAAGAgtccaataataataaaaacctTCATATTTTCAAATCAACACACTACTACATAACACCACTACTCTAAAAAAAACTGACACAATTTGAAAATCCAAATGGAAAACTAACATATGACACTAGAGAATTACGCTTTTTCTCTTGCCTCAGCTTCACGGACGGAAGGGAGAGCATGAGAATGTAGCATAACCTATGACACTAGAGAAGTACGCTTTTCCTCTTGCCTCAGCTTCACGGACGGAAGGGAGAGCATGAGAATGTAGCATAACCTATGACACTAGAGAATTACACTTTTCCTCTAGCCTCAGCTTCACGGATGGATGGATAATGTAGCATGTACGCTCTATGTTTTTCGCCATTTAGAATTTGTCAATGAGTAATAGGAGCTTCAATGTCCTCAGTTTTTGTGGATTTGTCTTTGGAGTCATCAAGATAATTCTGATAGACATAAGAAAGAAATCCCCAAACAGCAAGTAACAAAGAAATGATTTTTACACCATCCATTTTATCATGAAAGAAAAACACAGCAAGTACTGGTACAGTAGGCAAACCCAAAGTACCTATAACATTTGAGAACAAAGAAGATACTTCAGAGATCAATCCCATCATACCAANACAAATggagataaattaattaatttataatcataagagataaaaataaaaaaaaatcatacaattttcatccattttaaatatttaattaaatgattttcaaactaaaaattcaagaataattgTAGCGGGAACacgtgaatatatatatatattatttattggatttaaaaatgaaaatcaatgatcaaaataaaattatactctttaaaagtttttttatagttattatttttattcaataatagaGTGACACTTTAAATATgtgtgaataataaattttgttgatttttttatgcaagtattttcacctatttttataatattgctgggattaaaataaaataaaatgtgcaatatataaatatcatttttttgaaacttttttgAATTACACCAAGGAGCATCAAATgttgtcaaattttttttttaaactccaTACTCTAAAATGCaacaaacttcaaaatttaGTATCTTCActcatattttgtatattttttctgATCTAATTTTCTTATACAcaaaatacattataaataagatataaatatagataaataaataaagtagaTATTTAAATGCTTATGAGACAAAAATAGATAATAAGatgtaataaataaacaatacaTACCAGAGtacaaattgaattatatttgagagagaaagtaagtagtttatttctaatttttatttttaatatcacaACTTTAATATACTTGTGAATATTTCCTCAATCGATGTGTTTTATCATCTTAATATGAGATTTAAAGAGAAAGTTAAAGGATggagaagtaaaaaaaaagaagaaaaaaacttgtATTAGATAGATTACCATAAAATCATAATTGTTAAGTTACTTTTCCTCATAAAATAATTCATCCTTGATTCTGAATATCTGCTATATCATGcaaaaaatattcgaaaattAACATTGAAGAAcacaatttattatattttgaaagtaattgtattatgataatgatgaaaatgataaaCTTTAACATTGGAAAATTAGTTATAAGTTTAAAGTTTTGTGTTTTATCATTATTGGATAAATTTTTATGCCGTCTAGTCCATTCTGATTCAAGCAAGTCTCCATCCTTAGTATATCTtcaatatatattgcatacagaATGACCTCAAATATTCATACAATATATCTAGAATCtaacaaaaaattaacaaaatttctGATTATAACTGAATTGTCCTCAATTGAGACCGTAACTAAATCATACTTATAAAAAACGATCTCTTCACACGAGTAGAGCGACACATATATGCATGCCCAAAACACTGCTTACTTTGCGCAAGAATGTTGGTGACTTCTTTGTGTTGCCTTACCGTTGCAATTTTGCAATTTAGTGTGAGTTTGATTAGTATGTAGAATGTAGATGTccgttttttgaaaaaactttttaattggttttatttatttatttatgaacatttaaaaataaagtgtACATGAACAGTTGAGTAGTTTTAGGTAACcactttcaaattcaaataaaaaaataaccacTTTGTCATgttatcccttttttttttctacgtaggttaatttgaatttttctgtgttttccattttttttatccgTGTTTTCCATTctgtttttgtaattttattttaaaatttttctatgttctcattttttaatatatatatatttataagatttttatttaattattataattttatttttatgtttttaccGTGTTTTTCATTCTATGTTtgcaaaatttttattttcaactttattatgtttccaatatatatatatatatatattatactaagCGTTTATTAAAGAAGATCATTAAACTTGGTGGGAATTTTTTTACcgtatttaatatatattcattaaactaaatgtacatttaaaatatcatcaaactttgtgagaaatttttttaccgtatttaagttataatttttttaaaaaaataaattaaaaacagtTTTCCAGTTACATGGgactaattttcaaaactatttttaaattatttatatttaattattttaaaattcgatttttgtggtgctgacacgtaggCATTTTTTCATCTCCTAttatagatttttaaattttaaattaattaattttgataattcataaACTATAACTTCTACtgttataaaatttatttttaaaaaaattagacagTTAGCATTTTATTAGGAAcaaacatatttaatttattaaaaaaaaaaagaaatcaatacaACAGTTTTAAcgtaaacattttaaaaatgatttctaatttatggtttttttaaaaaaattttgttttttaaattgttatttattatttaatatttctacTAATTTTGTGGTACTGACACGTAGGcgctttttcttctcctattatatataaatagattttCTATAGCTGGGATTATTTACTTTTACTACTAAAGGATGATTAAAGAGCAACAATCAACAAATTATAGTAACCTTCAAATAgattacaactttttttttaaaagaaaagatcaTATGTAACTGTCATCTAGATTTTGtaacttattttattctttttaaaataaacaaataattactACTAATAATAACCATTATGTAATAAATCCTGGaattaattatcaaatattCTTCAACTTTAAACAAAAAGGAGAATAAATGTTGCCATATTGAATTCATCGAGTTCATCACTCAAGAGCCAACGGAACACTCTAAATTTTCACAATTCAAAGAgtccaataataataaaaaacttcATATTTTCAAATCAACACACTACTACATAAACACCACTACTCTAAAAAAACTGACACAATTTGAAAATCCAAATGGAAAACTAACATATGACACTAGAGAAT
This genomic stretch from Solanum stenotomum isolate F172 chromosome 10, ASM1918654v1, whole genome shotgun sequence harbors:
- the LOC125842623 gene encoding probable purine permease 11 gives rise to the protein MENSTQQVELQIPESSRQISEDDDTINTNQQQQISRRSNKHYGWWFRIFLYIIFLLVGQSAATLLGRFYYDEGGNSKWMATFVQSAGFPILLPLFFLFKSSKNTAFSSREKPSRSSLFLIYLFFGLMLAGDNLMYSYGLLYLPVSTYSLICASQLAFNCLFSLLLNAQKFTALILNSVVIVTISAALLAVHSESDTSTKLSAGKYTIGFVCTVAASATYALYLSLLEVTFKRVIKSETFDTILKMQVFPSFIASCACVVGLYASGEIRILTAEMNGFNKGEISYLMTLIWTAVLWQICCIGLLGLIFEVSSLFSNVISTLGLPALPVLAVIFFHDKMDGEKIIALLLAVWGFLSYVYQNYLDDSKAKSSKSEENEATIITH